A segment of the uncultured Desulfobulbus sp. genome:
CAATCAGTTCAACAATTTTTCCTACACCATCTGGGACGGTACCTATGGCGCCAAGACCCTGATTGCGGCGGAATCCGCCGTCTGGGATAACAGCGGCTGGATCCTGGAAAACGGCCAGATGCAACAGGCCGCCGGAAGCGAACGGATGACCACCGAAATCTTTAAAAAACGCCACTTCGATTTCCCCGAAACACCGGGCGATTTCTTTGTGCCCGCCTATCACACCATGGAACTCTCCCTGGTGCAGCTCTATCAGGAAACACGCCACAGCCACACCAAGGAAGATCGCAACAATGCACTGACGAACTTCTACGGCAAAATCAGCTACACCCTGCTCGGCCTGCCGCTGCTGCTGCTGGGGTTGCCCATGCTGCTCATGGTCTATCGCACCTGGGGCCGGGACCTGTCGCTGGCGATTCCGGTCAGTTGCGGCATGGCCTTTGTCTGTTGGGGCGTCTACAACACCCTGCAGTCCATGGCCAAGGCCAGCTACATGCCGCCACTGCTGGCTGCGGTCTCCGTCCACCTGGTGGTGGGCCTTGTCGGCCTGTGGCTCATGCTGCGGGAGGATTGCTAGATGGCGCGCATCGGCATCGTCGGGGTTCCGCCGCTTGCGGTCATCGCCGACATCAACCGCCGGGGAGAGACCATCGTCGACCTCGACGAGCCCCAAGTTACGGCCTCGATCGACCAGACCGCACCCTTTCTTCCCCGAGTGTACTGCGCCATACTGCGCACCGTGGTGCTCAACTGCCTCCATCTCAAACTGGACCAGGTGGTGATCGACGTGGGCCAGGGAAAATGCGACTGTGCCCTCCATGTGAGCGAGGTGCTCGAGGATATGCTGACGATTCCCATCATCCGCACCCGCAACCAGGACACGCACCCCTTCGGCACACCGCTGTGTGAAGCCGAGATGCCGCTCATTGAAAAATTCAGCCGCATCACCAGGTCCGTACAGTCGGCGACCCCTTACGCCCCGATAGCTCCCTGCCTGCCCAGCTGCGGTTTCTGGGGCGTGCCTCCACGCGATTTTGCCCTGCTCGCCCCCTTTCCCGACACCACCCATGTGTTCGGCTGGACCCGCTGTATGGAAAACAAGACGCCTGCGGATCTGGAACTGGAAAAGCTCTTTGACCCGAGCATTCCCACGGTGTTTTTTTCCCAGTCCTTCTGCGCCAAGTCGGCCCTGGCCAAACTCCTTGCCGACAAACACCCCCGGGCCATCGCCATTGACTGCGACGTCACTCCAGGCAGTTCCACCCGAGCCAAGATCGAGGCCTTTCTCGAGCTCTCCGGCATCGAACCCAAACGGGGGGAAGACTGATGCTGCTCGCTGACTTCGGCACCTCCTACTGCAAGATTGTCGATACCCTCAGGGACGAAACTCCACGCATCGTGGCCACCCGGGCCCTGCCGCGCGACTTCAAGGCCGACTTGGCCACCGGCCACAATGCGGCCCGTCGCAGCCTGAAAAGCATCAATGAACTGACTGCCCTTGCGCGAGGTGGCAAGGCGCTGATTGACCGGGAGGACTTTGTCCTGCTCGACTGCGGCAGCCGCGACATCAAATTCGTCCGCTTCGCACAGGGAGAGGTGGTGGATATGGGCTGGAACGCCGAGTGCGGGGCCTCCATGGGGTTCACCATCGAGCTGCTCTCCACCTACTACCAGCTCGACTACGCCACCCTGCCCGTCCCCCCCACCGGCTTCTCGATCACCTGCGGTGTGCTCGGCATGAGCCACATCTTCGATGCCGTGGTCTCCGGGGCATCCGAGGCCGAGGCAGTGGCCAAATTCGTGCGTGGCATTGCCCTCAATGCCTATCGCTTTGCCAATCAGCCGGTCAGGCTGTACCTCTCCGGCGGGCTGTGCGAAAACCCGCTCTTTGTCGGCTCCTTTCCCTGTGAGGTGCTCCCGCTGGGCCGCTTCGTGCTCATCGAAGGATTGCGCGCAACCCTTGAGGCTCAGCCAAACCGCTAAAACGCAAAAAGCCGGACTCGCAACGAACCCGGCTCATAAAACTTCAAGGAGAGAAGATCATTCCTTTTTCTTGGCTTTCTTCTTGTCCTTCTTCTCCTTATCTTTTTTCTTTTTCTTTTTGTCCTTCTCTTTCTCGCTTTCTTGCAGAGGACAGCTGCCGCACATTTTCCCCTTTTTCAGGTATCCACCACAGCATTTAGATTTCTTTCCCACGCCTCTCCTCCTTTCCTGCAGCTGCAGAATTATCCATGACGACATCCAATGCCTAAAAGATATGTCGTGAAGAGCGGCTTGAAAAGAGAATAATTCCTATATTCAGCACAAAACGCTGCTCTCAGGTGGGGCATTGCACAAAATTCGCGGCAGAATGGTGGTCGTTCCCGAAGCGATGTCGAGAACGACCACCTTGCATCAGGTCCTTATTTCTCCACCTTCGGGTTCTCCTCCGCCTTTTCAGCAGGAGGATTTTCGATAGCGAGCAGCTCCACGCTGAAAACCAGCATGGAACCGGGTTCGATCACCGGAGGCGCACCGCGATCACCATAGGCCAGATCCGGCGGGATGAACAGCTCAAAGGTCGAGCCGACCGGCATCAACGGCATAGCCTCCTGCCATCCCATGATCACCTTGTTGATCTGGAACACGGCCGGTTCGTTACGTTTGTAGGAATTGTCAAACTCCTTGCCATCGATCAGGGTGCCCTTGTACTGCACCTTGACCGTGTCGGTGGGGACCGGCAGCTTTCCCTCTCCCTTCTTGATCACCTTGTATTGCAGGCCGGACTTGGTTTCAACCACGCCCTCCTTGGCCTTGTTGGCCTTCAGGAACTCTTCGGCAGCCTTCCGGTTCTTTTGCACCATGGCCACGGCTTTCTTGACCTGCTTTTCCTGCTGCCGTTTGGCAAAGGCCTGCTGAATGGCAGCGGCGTCCGCCGGACTGAGCAGGGGCTTGTTGCCGCTGTAGCCGTCAAGGATACCCTGCTGAAGCACGGTGAGGTCAAACGGCTCCTCGAGCCCCTTGAAATACTCGCCCAGATCAATACCCATGGCATAACTGAGCTTTTGCTCATCAGTTTTCAGCTCCATCGGCTGATCGGCTGCACAGGCCGTGCCCACTGTCACCACCAGCGACAGCAACCCGGACATCAACAATTTCATACGGATCTCCTTCATTAAATGGGATTCAGGACGGTCTCATCTTCAGGGAGGATACCAGTCCTCCGGCACAAAGCTGACAACCGGGTAGATTCGATGCAGCCTGCCCTGGAGTGGAAAAATCTCTGTTCTCCAAGGAACATGCGCGCACAATCGTCTGCGCAGTGAAGCACCCTTCCGCCTTCCCTGTCTACATCTTTCTTGAACGCGCGCTCATTTTCTGCCGAATTACAACTTGCGGTTATCAATGACCCGTTTTGCCTTGCCTTCGGAGCGCTCCAAGCTCTTCTCCTCGACCAGCTTGACGTCCACGCTCACCCCGAGCTCCGAGGCGAGACGGCTTTTGATGGTATCGATCACCTGGCGCTGCTTTTTCATCTCGTCAAAGAACATCGACTCCACCACCTCGACCTTGACCGTGATCTTGTCGGCGTGGTTTTCGCGATCAACGATGATCTGGTAGTGGGGTTCGGTGCCCTCGACCTCGAACAGGACCTTCTCGATCTGCATCGGGAAGACATTGACCCCCTTGATGATCAGCATGTCATCCGAGCGCCCCATGACCCGCTGCATCCGTTTCATGGTCCGACCACAGGCGCAGGTCCCGGGGATGAACCGGGTCAGGTCGCGGGTACGATAACGGATCATGGGGAAGGCTTCCTTGGTCAGGGTGGTGATCACCAACTCACCGACCTCGCCCTCGGGTACCGGTTCAAAGGTCTTGGGGTCGAGGATCTCGAGGATGAAGTGGTCTTCATTGATGTGGAGGCCGTTGCACTCCTGGCACTCTCCGGCAACGCCCGGTCCCATGACCTCGGAAAGGCCGTAGTTGTCGGTGGCGATGATCCCCAGTTTCTGGTGGATCTCGTTGCGCATGGCCTCGGACCAGGGCTCGCCGCCGAACAGACCGTAGCGCAGGGAGAGGCCGTTGGGGTTGATGCCCATCTCCATCATCGTATCCGCCATGACCAGGGCGTAGGACGGGGTGCAGACCAGGGCGGTGGTCTTGAAGTCCTGCATGATCTGAATCTGCCGCTTGGTGTTGCCGGAGGAGATCGGAATGACCGAGGCACCGATGGTCTCGGCGCCGTAGTGCAGACCGAATCCACCGGTGAACAGACCGTAGCCGAAGGCGATCTGGATGACATCGTTCTTGGTCACGCCAGCGGCGGTGATGACGCGGGCCACCAGGTTGGACCAGGTGGTGATATCGTTGCGGCTATACCCGACCACCGTGGCCTGCCCCGAGGTTCCGGAGGAGGAATGGACCCGGACCACGTCGCGCAGGGGTACGGCGAACAGACCGTAGGGATAGTTGTCGCGCAGGTCCTGCTTCTCGGTGAACGGCAACCGACGCAGGTCGTCCAGGGAGCGGATATCGTCGTAGTTGAACTTGATCTGCTCGAATTTTTTCTTGTAAAAGGGGACGTTGGTACCCACCCGATACAGCGTCGACTGCAGTCGCTCGAGTTGGAGTTGTTCCAGATCCTCCCTTGCCATACATTCGCGTTCCGGTTCCCAGTAAGTCATGATTGTTTCGTCAGTAGGGGTTGAGCTTTGTTGGTTCTTTGTTCTGCAGATCGGTCAGGCTGGAGGTCATTGGCTAAACAGGGCAACAGACACAGTCCAAACAACCTACGCCGTCATCTTTTCCCGGCCCAGGTAGGCACGCTGCACATCGGTATTGGCCAGCAGGTTGGCCGCCGGCCCCTGGACGATCACCTTGCCCACCTCGAGCACGTAACCGCGATCGGCAATGCCCAGCGCGGCCTTGGCGTTCTGCTCAATCAAGAGCACCGTATTGCCCTCTTCGCGCAGGCGGAGAATGATCTGAAAAATATCGCGCACGATCAACGGGGCCAGCCCTGTGGAGGGCTCATCCATCATCACCAGCCGCGGCTTGGACATCAAGGCCCGTCCCATGGCCAGCATCTGCTGCTCACCGCCGGAGAGGGTCCCGGCCAGTTGCTGACGCCGCTCGCGGAGAATGGGAAAGAGTTCGTACTGGTGCGCCAGTTCCTTGAGCACGGCAGCACGCCCTGCCCGTTTCTGCAGCACATGGCCACCGAGGAGCAAATTTTCCTCCACCGACATCGAGGCAAAGACCTGGCGATTTTCCGGAACCAGGGCACAGCCCGAGGCCACAATCTGCCCAACGGAACTGCAGCCGCAGGAACGATCGAGAAAACTGATCTCGCCCTTGGTTGGCTTGATTAGGCCGATAATGGTATGCAGAAGCGTGGTTTTGCCGGCACCGTTGGCACCGATCATGGTCACGATCTCACCGGGATCGACGTGCAGGGAGATATTTTTCAGGACCCGCAGTTTGCCGTAACCGGCATCGAGGTTTCGAATCTTGAGCATGGGATATCGAGACAGGCAAGAGGGGAAGCCGTTTACACGACCTCATCCTCACCCAGGTAAATTTTTATAACTTCCTTGTTCTGCTGGATATTGACCGGGATGTCCTCGGCCAGCTTGGAGCCGAAGCTGAGGACCACGATCTCGTCGGAAATATCCATGACCAGCGACATGTCGTGCTCGACTAGGAGCACGGTGATACCCATGTCGCGAATGGTGCAGATCAACCGGGCGACTTCGGCGGTCTCGTAGATGTTGAGTCCGGCCGCGGGTTCATCGAGCAGCAGAAGCTTGGGGTCAAGTGCCAGGGCGCGGGCCATCTCCACCGCCCGCTGCTGGCCAAAGGCCAGGCTTGCAGCCTCGGTATCGGCCAGATCGGCTATGCCCAGCAGATCGAGCAGTTCCATGGACCGGGCACGTATCGCCCGCTCCTCCTTCCAGGTCGAGGGCAAGGACAGCATGCCGGAAAAGAAACCGGCCCGGCTGCGGGTATGGCGACCGACCATGACGCATTCCAGAGCGGTCATGCCATGAAACAGCTTGATGTTCTGAAAGGTTCGCGCCATGCCCAACCGGGCGATCTCATAGGTTTTTTTGCTGTGAATCGGGCGATCGCAGAACCTGATGCTGCCGCTCGTCACCGGCAAATTGCCGGCAATGAGGTTGAACAACGTGGTCTTGCCGGCGCCGTTGGGGCCGATGACCGCCTTGATGCTGCCTTCGGCCACCTTGAAACTGACATCGTTGACCGCGTGCAGGCCGCCGAAGCGCTTGTGCACCCCCTGCAACTCGAGCATGGTTTCGCGAATCGGGCTCTCCGTTTTCTGACCGTTCTTCAATAGGGGGCTCATGCGCGACCTCCGGGAATCAGCTGACGCAGCAGCAGGCGCAGCTTGATGCTGAGAATGCCCTCCGGGGCAAAGAGCATCACCCCAATGAGAATCAGGCCGAAGACCGCATCGTCATAGGAGCCGAAGACACCGCGCAGGGAGAGGAAGGTCAGGCCCACCCCCATGAGCAGCGTGCCCCAGAGGTTGAGCATG
Coding sequences within it:
- a CDS encoding LptF/LptG family permease, whose amino-acid sequence is MLLLYRYILAHFLRNLAMIMAGFISLYLLIDFFEKIDDFMEKGKSFALVAKFFAANIPFIIDLMSPVCILLAGVVTLGVLNHSNELIALKSCGIPLKKITLPIIAAAMACILLFLGMVQAVLPKTVALTNEIWNKEVRGKVSLGIYRHGRYYYRGVQGFYSFARPNAQVNQFNNFSYTIWDGTYGAKTLIAAESAVWDNSGWILENGQMQQAAGSERMTTEIFKKRHFDFPETPGDFFVPAYHTMELSLVQLYQETRHSHTKEDRNNALTNFYGKISYTLLGLPLLLLGLPMLLMVYRTWGRDLSLAIPVSCGMAFVCWGVYNTLQSMAKASYMPPLLAAVSVHLVVGLVGLWLMLREDC
- a CDS encoding ATPase; translated protein: MLLADFGTSYCKIVDTLRDETPRIVATRALPRDFKADLATGHNAARRSLKSINELTALARGGKALIDREDFVLLDCGSRDIKFVRFAQGEVVDMGWNAECGASMGFTIELLSTYYQLDYATLPVPPTGFSITCGVLGMSHIFDAVVSGASEAEAVAKFVRGIALNAYRFANQPVRLYLSGGLCENPLFVGSFPCEVLPLGRFVLIEGLRATLEAQPNR
- a CDS encoding FKBP-type peptidyl-prolyl cis-trans isomerase — its product is MKLLMSGLLSLVVTVGTACAADQPMELKTDEQKLSYAMGIDLGEYFKGLEEPFDLTVLQQGILDGYSGNKPLLSPADAAAIQQAFAKRQQEKQVKKAVAMVQKNRKAAEEFLKANKAKEGVVETKSGLQYKVIKKGEGKLPVPTDTVKVQYKGTLIDGKEFDNSYKRNEPAVFQINKVIMGWQEAMPLMPVGSTFELFIPPDLAYGDRGAPPVIEPGSMLVFSVELLAIENPPAEKAEENPKVEK
- a CDS encoding phenylacetate--CoA ligase codes for the protein MTYWEPERECMAREDLEQLQLERLQSTLYRVGTNVPFYKKKFEQIKFNYDDIRSLDDLRRLPFTEKQDLRDNYPYGLFAVPLRDVVRVHSSSGTSGQATVVGYSRNDITTWSNLVARVITAAGVTKNDVIQIAFGYGLFTGGFGLHYGAETIGASVIPISSGNTKRQIQIMQDFKTTALVCTPSYALVMADTMMEMGINPNGLSLRYGLFGGEPWSEAMRNEIHQKLGIIATDNYGLSEVMGPGVAGECQECNGLHINEDHFILEILDPKTFEPVPEGEVGELVITTLTKEAFPMIRYRTRDLTRFIPGTCACGRTMKRMQRVMGRSDDMLIIKGVNVFPMQIEKVLFEVEGTEPHYQIIVDRENHADKITVKVEVVESMFFDEMKKQRQVIDTIKSRLASELGVSVDVKLVEEKSLERSEGKAKRVIDNRKL
- a CDS encoding ABC transporter ATP-binding protein, with the protein product MLKIRNLDAGYGKLRVLKNISLHVDPGEIVTMIGANGAGKTTLLHTIIGLIKPTKGEISFLDRSCGCSSVGQIVASGCALVPENRQVFASMSVEENLLLGGHVLQKRAGRAAVLKELAHQYELFPILRERRQQLAGTLSGGEQQMLAMGRALMSKPRLVMMDEPSTGLAPLIVRDIFQIILRLREEGNTVLLIEQNAKAALGIADRGYVLEVGKVIVQGPAANLLANTDVQRAYLGREKMTA
- a CDS encoding ABC transporter ATP-binding protein — its product is MSPLLKNGQKTESPIRETMLELQGVHKRFGGLHAVNDVSFKVAEGSIKAVIGPNGAGKTTLFNLIAGNLPVTSGSIRFCDRPIHSKKTYEIARLGMARTFQNIKLFHGMTALECVMVGRHTRSRAGFFSGMLSLPSTWKEERAIRARSMELLDLLGIADLADTEAASLAFGQQRAVEMARALALDPKLLLLDEPAAGLNIYETAEVARLICTIRDMGITVLLVEHDMSLVMDISDEIVVLSFGSKLAEDIPVNIQQNKEVIKIYLGEDEVV